In the Balaenoptera ricei isolate mBalRic1 chromosome 1, mBalRic1.hap2, whole genome shotgun sequence genome, AAAAAGACTGTGTGGTTGTCAGCATTGTAGGCCCGGCACATCCTGACCAGCACCACTTCCATGGCTCCTGAGGAGTGGGGAGAAAGGCAGGTACACCATCAAACACGGCCAGgaatctgtctctgtctccctcagTGTCCCAGTTCCCTTAAGTCACCTCCCTCCACTCAGCCCtgcccgtttcctcatctgtccccACTGCCCCCAGGCCTGCCCCCTCTCCCTGGGCACCTGCTTTGAGTAGCACGATCTGGTCATTCTGGCAGAGCTCCATAAAGCCTGAGAGCCTCTTAGCGAACTCCACCACGTACTGAATGGCCTCGGTGAGGCGGTGGGCACAGCGTTCCCACATCTCCCACATTGACTGCAGGGAAGGAGGGGGTCCCACTGTAGCCCTCTTTATGACCCCGGGCCCCCCGCCAAGGCCCTGGGAACCCAGACAGATAAACTGCAGGGGGTAGATTCTGAACCACCACATTCTCAGCACCCATGTTTTTAGCCTATTCTTAGCACAAATGTGCACTCCAGGTTAATTCTTGTCACTTGGACGCACTTACTGAGCGCCCACCAGCCACTGGTGCAGAGTTAGCTGTTGTGGGGAATTAACAAACGTCTGAGATACAGCTTTGCCCTCAAAGAGTGTGCATCTTGTTGAGGTGACTAAGACATACTCAAGTTCAGTACCAAACAAGTGCTTTTAGCGCAGGAGATGTTGTCAGAGTGACAGGAGGGAGAGAACAAGCTTTGGAGCCCGATGGATCTGAATTTGCTTTCAGATCCACTACTTTGCGACGAGGAGTAAGTCTACGAACTCCTCTGAGCTCAGTTTCTCGGTCCATTAAGAACAGAGATAGAGGCCAGCCTCATAGGTTGGTTGTCCTTAGGGTCAAGGATAATTTATGTAAAgcgctcagcacagtgcctggcagagaaGGAGCGTTTAACAAATGCTGCTCAGGATTCTGACTCTTGTCGTTGTTGACGGAGGAGGAAGGAGCTTAGGCCGAGGTCTGTTCGCCAAGGTCGGCGTGATGGGGGAGGTAGGATGAAGGCCGCGTAAAATGACCATAGGCAGGAGCTAAGGAGAAGCTCTCATCCAACTGCTAGGGTGCATACTTAACAGCGGTACCCACTGTGTCTTTCTGGGATACCCTGCCTCGCCCCAGCCCACTTGCGTGTGCAGGTGGCTGTCTCTGGACCCCCCAGTGGTGGTGGGAGGTCCTCCCTTCCCTGCGCGGTCCCCTGGCCTCACCTTCCTCTGGTAGCCGGCCACCTCCTCTCGGGAGAAGACAGTGGAGCGCTGTCCGAGCAGGTCCTCCAGCCGCAGCTGACACGTCTCTCGGTAGGACTTACAAACGTTCTGCACCAGATGCTCTGGggccggaggaggaggaggaaagcaggGGCTCGATCTCAGCCAGCTCCTACCCTTCCCGTACAAAGGGCACTCCTCTGCCTGGCCTAGCCCTGCTCTGCCTCCCCCCGAGGCCCCTGTGCACGTCTGGTTTACAGAGGGTGCTGACTAGGGCCCCTTTCTTGGAAGCCCCTCCCttatcttcctccccctcccttctccccagctaCCTCCCCAGGGGCTCACCAATCTCCGTCAGGGAGGCATAAGGCGCCTCTGGGGTGCTGCGGAAACTGGGGCTGAAGTAGCTGTCCGGGCCCCGTCCTGGTTCCCCAAGCCCAGGGTGCCTGGGGTCCTCGAAGTGGAGTCCACACCTGTCAGGGGCCGGCTGGCTGCCTGTGCCATAGCAGTTCTCTCTGCCCCCGGCCTTGCCCCGCTCAGGGCTGTATTCCAGGTGGTATGAGGCCCCGTTGAGCCCGGCCTTGGCCAAGCTGTTGGAGTAGGAGGGCCCGCAGCCTGGGGCTCTCAGGAGACTGGGGGGACAGGCTGAGGCCTCCGGCAGGTCAGGCGAGGAGCCCAGGGGCAGCTGCCCATCTGGGAGCCCCAAGGTGCAGGCGAGGGGGTCTGCTCCTTGGGCTCCTGCAGGAGGGGTCTTGGCCGCTTGTTCCCTCTGCTGCTGTTGCCGCTGTTGCAGTTGTTTCTGCACCTCAGCATGCAGGCTGTCCCTTTGCTTCTTGGACATGCGGCCGAACTTGACAGCTGAAAGAGGTTTGGGGATCAGGAGTTTTTGAGGGGGGAGGACAGGGTACAGGGCAGAGTGAGTAGGCATCTGGGTCATCACAGGATTAACTTGCTGCTCCCTGAATAGCTGACTCCCAGCAGAGCTTCTCCAGTCTTGCCTGAGAGCCTCCCTTCAGGGCACTTTTGTTCAAGACCCCTCCCACCTCTCACTCTGGTTTGCTTCGGGGCTCGGTCCAGCCCAGACATTTCAGTCTCCCGGGCAAACTCTCCTGGCTCGAAACCAGCTTCTACTGGTGGCAGAATGCAAGCAATGAGTCCTGACTGAGGGCCCTGGCCTCGTGAtatggggctgggggtggctgAGTGGGGGGCCTCGAGCTGTATTGGGGTCACCTCGCCTGTCTAGGAGGGTCGGAGGAAGAGGAGAGCCGAGAATGCAGGTCCCCCTGTGGTCAGGCCTGCAGGCTCCCTGGTGACCTAGATACTCACCACAGCCCAACCCAGGCTTCGCGGCTGGTTTCTGAACATCCTCTTCTGCTCTCTCTTTCCTGCCTTTTCATTTGCCCGCCACCCCTCCCAGGTGTGGGGACACAGCCCCTCGTCGCCCCGCCTGCCCCTTTGTAACACTGCGTGTTTCCTTTCACTTTGTTATTTTGGGCGCTGAAAAGTGCTGACAGGCTCCTTCTGGCTCCTCATCACCTCAGGTCTCCCCCAGCCCCGGCCTGGGCTCCTTCTGTGGTGTTGCGGGGGGAGCAGTTTGGGGGCTGCGAGGGGCAGTGGCTGAGGAAGGTGGAGAAAAGCCTCCAGGAACAGCCGGCCTCCCCAGCCTCAGCCTTCTGGGCTGTTCTCAGGCCAACTCTGGTCCCATTCGCAGCCACCTCCCCCTGGCCCAGGCTGGGGATGGGGCACTAGGGAGACGGAGCTGGAACTGGAGCCATGGGGCAGGAGGGAAAGATGTGGAATGCGGATGGGATCTGGGTCACAGGGGAGTCGGGTGAGGCGACTCCATCCCgaggaaggagaaaatgaagagtCTGGGACCTTGGGGAAAGGAGGGTTGTTGTAGCAGAGCCTGAAGCTGGGCACTGTGAAGACCTTTGTTGAGGGTAGCCTGCCCACTGCCATGGTGAACAGTGGAAGAGACAAGGGCCTGCCAGAGGGAGGGACGGAGCTCCCGAAGGGCGTTCTAACCCCTGTCTGGCACAGCAGGTCAGGCTGCCCCTCTGGAGACTGAAGCCTCGTGGGCTGCCCGCTTGGCCTCACCGTCTCGGGACATGCCCAGGGCCAGGCATTTCTGCAGGCGGCAGTGCTGGCATCGGTTTCGGCTGGTGCGGTCGATGGGGCAGTTCTGCTGACGGGTGCAGGAGTAAGCCACATTACACTGCTGGCTCCGGCGGAAGAAACCCTGGGGAAGGCAGGTGGAGACCAGGGCTGCTGATCCGGGCCAGGCCCAGCTCAGTCCCAAGTGCCTGCAGCCCGCAAGCTCTAGCCCCACCTTTTCCAGATCTTACACGAcgcctcagttttctcccctcCATTGTAATCTGTCCTGCAATCACTTCCCTAGTTGAAGACAAGGCCCTCCTGTGCGCCGGGCTCTCCAGGCAAGGTGCCACCCGGGTAGCTCTCTAGCTGTCTCAGGAGACCAGCCCTGCAGGCAGAACAAAGGCCGCCGAggtccctctccccacctctgaagagactgtatatgtgtgtgtactcaCCTTGCACCCCTCACAGGTGATAACCCCGTAATGGATCCCAGATGATTTGTCCCCACAGATTTTGCAAGGGATCACTTCAATTTGTGCTAGAAGAGGGAAAGAGCAGAGGTCAGCCCAGGAGCCTTCGGTGTATCCTACCGCCTGTACCTGGGGGACAGATACAGGGACACGGTGCttcccctgcttccctcccccgCTCCAGCTTGCTGTTTCCCTCTTGCAAGACGGATGAAGGAGTGAATGCCAAATGCCACTCAGCAAAGTGTCTGTGGAGGCTGTTTTAGTTTCCCGGGCTGGCCGGGGGTTGTATCAGTTCTACGGGGGCAGGGAAAGCAGCTGCAGAGGCCACCTGTTCAGCCCTTCAAGATGAAAAGCTCTAGTTGCCTCCCTCTTGCCTGGGGACCTAGGAGTCCTCATGGCTTCACAACACCTGCTTCCCGCCCAGGGGGCTTCCTCTGTGCCGCCCTCCCCCACTGGGGCTCGGCCCACAGGGGCAGAGTGTGGGGCATGGTGGGAAGATATGGTCCACCAGGCAGGAGGCACCTGGGGGACAGGTAGAGATGCCAGCCATCCTCGGCTGGGCAGTGAAGGCTCAGGGAGGGGCTGTGCAGAGACCACGGGCCGAAGGGGGCAGGGTCCACTGGGTGGGCCCCAGAGAGGGTAAGGAGAAGCCGAGATGGAGCCCAGGAAAGTGGGGTCAACAAGCCAGCTCTGCTGGATGTCTGAGAGCCAGGGAGCGGATCAAACAGGCCTCCTAGGTTCCTGGCCCCAGAGCAGAGGGTGGCTGTGCGAGTCTCCACGTATGAGAGTGTGCATGCTTACGTGTGTACGAGGGCCTCTGCGTCCAACTGTGTGTGCACGAATCATGAAGGTTAACACTGGCTGGGACTACGGACCATCAAATTcaacctctttttttccttcacagaTGAAGGAATAGGCCAAATGAGATCAGGTGGTTGGCCCAGGTTCATACCGCTAGTTTACCCAGGAGCTGGGTCTATATCCCAGTTCCCCATAGCTTTCCATTCGGCTGTTCTGTGTATATGACTTTTGGGGCACACACATCAGTGGGCATGTTGCATGTTTGAAGGggtgctcgtgtgtgtgtgtgtgtgtgtgtgtgtgtgtgtgtgtatgtgtacacatgaAAGGTACATGTGGTTCGTGAGCCAATAGACATGTCTGCTTGAGCCAGTGTGCACACGTGCATATTTGTTAGTGTTTGTTCACTGGCTGCCAGGAACCCCCTCTCTCCCACTGAGCTCACTATAACCTACCTCCCCGCTCCCTTCACTGTGGTTGGTTACTGGCCCCAGGTTTGCCCCATCCTTGTCAATGCCCACAGCTCTCTGCTGAGCTTCAGGGACCAGGCATTGGCCTCCCCCCAGCCAATCTTTGAAGGCACTGGGCAGAGCTGGTGTCCCTTTTAGGTGTTTTCATCACTCCTAAGGGCATGTGGGTCTCTCCTCTGACATTGCTAACCTGCTGCCTCCCCTCCGAGGGGGCATGCCTGGGGTGGAGCATGTCATAAATTGGTCTAGGACCGTAGCCCCTTCTCATCTCTGATCCCAAGGGTCAGAGGAAGCAGCAGCCTGCCTATAGGGCAAATCCACAGTCCTGTGAACTCTCCTCTGGTCCAGGCCTGGACCCTGGTTGCGTGTAGGACCTGCTGATGTGAGGTGGGGAGGGTGACCATGGCTCCGTGGCACTCCCTGAAATATTGTTTCCGTCATCCTTAAACCATCATCCCCTCAGGCTAGCCTTGAGCTGAGTCAGGGTAAGCAGCTGCCTTCTCACGGGGGACGGGGTGCATAGGTGTCTGAAGTCCCTCCATTAGAGCTCGAGCCttctcctcacccccagccccactaGTCTGCCCAGCACCCACACAATAGGCTGTGATCATCCAGGACAGACAGCAAGGGAGCTTTCAGATTCTTTCCAGTAAATTAAGAGCAGATTGGAATGAatggagggaagagagaacaaGGAGGGGGATTGGGTGCCCGGAAAAGGGGCAGAGAACGTGGGGGCACGTGCACATCTAGCCACTGgattctctgggtctcagttcctTTGCCAGTAAAAGGTAAGCATAGCCTTCACCGCCTGTCCAGGGGGTGATGGGCGGTAGCACCGTGGGTATGTGGTATCACCTGCGGAAAGCGCAGCGCGGCTGCGAGCACCGTGTGTGCTGGCTACCACCAAGCACAGCAGTGGGCACAGAACCCAGAAGGCATTTGAGGCCCAAGAGAAGTGCTTGTGCCCTGTGGAGTCTGCCCTTGCCTCTCCCCAACGCATTTCCTCTCCAACACCGTGGGATCTCTCTCCTCGGTGGCCTTAAGCCCAGAGAGGGCAGAAACCAACATGGGTCACCCAAAAAAGTAAGCGGGAGGGAGACTAGGCCAAGCCGCAGTGGGAACTCGGGCTCCAGCCCAGTCCTCAACCACAGgcctccctgcctcttcccttcTCCAAGAGCCACATCCGTGTGCGTGTGTGAGCTGACCACACGGGTAACTCAGACACATCTCTCTGCCCCACAGCCTGACTCACTGCTGGTCCTGGCCCTAGGAACCTCACAAGAGTGTCACCAAGACCTCGCCCTTCTCATAGGATGATGTGGCCAGCCACAAACCACCTTCACAAATACCCATGTTTGGGGGACACCAGAGTTTAGACCCCGGCCACCAGGCCAGCCACTCCCCCATGCTCCCCAACCATAGTCCGAGACAGAGGTACACAGTGAGGCAGGCACCCAGGGAATGAGACAGGCACATAGGATCAGGGGTTTCGGGCTAGAGGGTCAGACCCTCTAGCCTCTGAGCTAGAAAGACCAAGAGTTTGGGGACCAGGAGGCAACATAGACAgacccagagagagagggagccgcAGAAACACAGAAGAACCCACACTCGTGTCCTGGGCCCAtgcccagcccctggccctcTCAGCAGTGTCAGGCCCTCTTATCCTACTCCTCCCTCCTGGCCCTGCCACCTGTCCCCCGGCAATGCCATCTACCCAAAACCTCAAAGAGAAAGTACCGGTGCACACGAGTGTGActtgtggaggaggggaggggagagaacgGGAAGAGGACTGGCAGAGGTGGCGGTGGGGGGAGCCAGAGCTGAAAAACACCTCGGATAGCTCACCTTCAAAACCTCCCCCTCGAGCCCTGTCCCTGAAGCAGCAGGTGGTGGGAACGCAAATTGGGGAGGGGAGCTGAGTAATCACAGGATTACTCAAGCTGTTTCCCGGGAGCCTGGCCTGCCAGGAACTTACCATCTAAGGGCCTGACAGTGCCAGGAACTAGAACCAAGCCGAGGTCAGGAACGTCTAGGCCAGCCCCTGCAGCACGGCTCCTGCAGCAGCCCTCACTCTGCCCGCCCTCACTTGCCGCTTCGGGAAGATCTTTGTAGCTCACACTGTAGCTCTCTCCCAGGGCCCACCAAAGGAAACCCTCCAATTCCAAGGAGGGAGAAATGCCCCTGTGCGCATGATACCTCCCGAAACCACCTAGTGACTGCGTGACTCTAGACCTCTGAGTCTTAAACAAGATCACCtagggagcttgttaaaatgcaggtccCTACGCAGCAGGTCTGAAGGGGATCCAGGCTCTCCATCGGAACAAGCTCTTGGTTGGTGCCCAAGCTTGCTGGTCCTCACCCTACCTTTCTGAGTAGCAAGAATTTAGTCCCTCTTCCTGTTTATGCCTCTTTCTGGGGCATAAGGGTGGGGTTGGTGGTCTCTTCCCCAGCTCATTCTTGTATCTTCCCTGCCATCCAGTGTGACCTCTAAAACTTTATTCTGACATGGtactaggaaaagaaaatgaatctctTCTGGACTGCTTCAGGGATTGAAGGATCCCCAGGGAGCTTCCTCTGGGCACCTCCTGTGTGGGGAAATACGGTAGAGACAAAGTAGGCTGTCCCCCCTCCCGCCAGCCTCCTCTAATCTCACCTTTCTCACAGCTGCGAGATTCATTGATAGGGCTCTTTGAATGCATCCAGAGCCTGGCCCTGTGCCACCTTAGGAAGACAGCCCTGGGCCCTGTCCAGGTGCCCTACGCCACAGAGAGGAAGTGGTGGGAGCAAAGGAGGGGCTGCAACCCAGGGGGATCTCTCCCCTCAAACCCCGGAACCAGCCCCCAGCTCTGGTAGAGAAAGGATGCAGCCAGAGGAACCCTGGGGTCCTCGTCTTCTCCTGGTGCCCCATCAGTCTAAAGCTaggcttttcctcttttctctttctctctctttttctccaacGGACATTGATTAAGGGGGAGTAATAAAGATAGACATAAGCACTGACTGAAttcttattctgtgccaggcgttacatacatttttcatttaatgatCACAGCaatcctgtgaagtaggtactatttgtattgtccccattttacaaatgagaaaactgagtccagGGGAGAGTAAGCGGCTTGACTAAGGTTACACAGCCAGAAGTGGCAGATCTGGCATGTGAACCCAGGTCTCTGTAACCTGAGAGCCAGTGTCCACAACTATTGAGCCATATACTCTATAAGGATGAGACACCCAAATGCACTGGGCAGAATGGGATGGGGGACAAGGTTACCGGCTGCAGGGGAAAGTGTGAAGTGAGGGGGTGGGCTAGGAACGGAATTCAGGGAGGACACCCGTGGAACTAAAGCCAAGACTCATGTCTAGTCTAAAGATCCAGAGAGACGTTATTCCCTCTGTCCCACACCTTCTGTGGTGCCAGCCCCCTCCTGCCTTTACCCTTGGCTTCTAAGGCCAAGGAGGCATGGCTCGCCCATCCCACCAGAGCTCCTGTCTTGGGGCTACTCGGGAGACCACAGCTCCCTTGGGGTGTGGCCTGGCTTTCACACACCTTGGTAGGTCTCTCTGCAGGAACGAATGAGTGAGTGGGCAAGAGGAATGCATCTCTTTTCTTAGCTTAGGGCCCCCTCACCCCACAGCCAAAACTAGTCCCTCTCCTCCCACGGAGACCACAGCTCCGACCAGGGAACCCCTGTGTACCCCAGCCTGTCACCAGCCTCCCTCCTTTCTCAGCTCTCAGTTCCCGCAGCTTCTGCAAAGCTGGAAACCACGGCGGTGGTGGGCTCTGCCACAAAGAGCAGGAGGGGGAGGGTTGGGTTGGGGGTCAGGAGAGAAGCAGTTGTCCCTGGTGAACGCTCCTCCCTGCGCATGGTGAGAATTTTCTGCTGATACACCCAGATCCCAGGCTGAGAAAGTAGTGAAGCTAAAACTCAGGTGGGCGAGGGAGAGTCTGGGGTTTTGAAAAGCCACGAAAGACAGCCAGCCACCTGAAACCCCCCGCTTGGTGCCCTGCCACCCCCGCAGTCTGggacaggagaaaggaggggaaacAAAAAAACTGAGTGAAAACAACCAGTGGCTTGGGGGAGGGCATGAATCACCAGGAGGAAGCTGTGAGGAGCGGGAGCCCAGACGTCACAATCAGCGGCCTTCCCGGCCTCCGGGCTGCATCTCCTCTCCAGAGTGCCTCTGCTGGGGCAGGAGACCAGTGGACCCAGAAGGACCCTGGCTCTGGCCCTGAGGCCCTGCCCTGTTGCCGTCCCTCCTCCCAGATAGACATCTCCATCCTTTCTGAGCCCAGAGTCCCAGGGAGGGGCAGCACTGCAGCAGCAGGAGGAGTGGAGATTAGATCTCAGAAAGGACTAGTCACTGGGGGACGGGAGGAGACCCCAGGGCTGCCTTTCTTGGAGAGCTCTTAGCATGGGAAAGTCCCCGTTCCCTGTTTGAGGCAgtggcctgggggcaggggagggggagggagccccTGGGAGGGGCAGCCGCACCAACACCCACATTTCGTTGCGGTGGGACGGGCTGGGATGCTCCCAACATCTAGGGCCTTGGGCTGGGGGTGTTTGGGGGTCCCGTTAGGaatgggaagagaggaaaaggcGAAGGTGCAACAGTGATGCGAGGAAGGAGGGGGCCCTTCGTAAAGTTCTCAGATGGCCCTGGGCTCTCAGGCTGAGGTCTGTGGCACCCGGGGACTTGGACTTCTTTCTGGCCCATGGCTCCTCATTTTCATGACCAGATTTGAGAGAGATCAGGGCACAGCAAAGACAGGCATGCAACCTCGTACCCCTcgtcctcccacctccccatccaGGCCTAATGGCGGGGCCTCATGTCTATTGGCTCCACACCGTCCGCGCCCCAGAGTGAGCTGATGGGGACACCCTCCCTCTGGCTGGCTGGGGAGTCTTTCTGGCTAATGGACATTTCCTCTCTCCTGACCAGCAGGTTGCCATGGCAGAGAGCCTGTATCATTCTTTCAGAACTTCTATAAATCCCATGCCTCCCACTTCCTGCCTTCCTAGACCCGATCAATACTCAGTGTCTCCCCTTTCCTGCcagctttctttcctctctgtctctccctgcgTCTGTGTGCCTTTCCATCTTTGCATTCCAGTTCTGTCTCAGGCTAGACACCGCAATGTTTTGACTCTCCTGGCAGTTCTCCAGTTATGTCTCTATCCGGACATCACTCTCTCCCCATGTGTTTCATAGATCTTTCGTTATTTGAGTTTGGCCTCTGcatctctctttatttcttgatCTATTTCTGCTCCTTGTGTGTCTGGCCCTTGGGTCTTTGGGTGTGTCACAGTCCCAAGACCCCAGTGCTCTGCTGGCCCCAGCTAAGGTCAGAGAACATGGTGATGGCTGGTACTCCCTAGGGGGTCAGGGCAGTCAGATAATCTGGGGCTATGAGATACCCAGGGATGTCCAAGTGAGAAGGACCAGTGGTACCAACCCCAGATTGGAGGAGACCCCTCTCTTGCCTACTGCCCAGGGGGATATCATGTAGAGCTGACCAAGTGTCTCCCCTGTCCAGTCCCAGGGACTCCTGCCCTCCTGCCACGCTCTGAAGCACATCTGATCATTGCTTCCCAGGGTGGATTTGCTGATCTGAGACCATTTCTGGGAAGACCGGTTTGCTAACCTTTGCTGCTAATGGGAAGAAGCTAGAAGGGAAACTGAAGCCCCAAGAGGCCCTTCTTCTTGTGGAAGATTTTGGCTCTTCTCCTCACCCCTCCTGACCTGCCCCAGCTCATACACAGGCACTGGAGTCTCTGTCCCAAACGTGGAAGTGaagctctttcctttccttggcCGCCTCTCTGTGTACCCTCTGGAAGAGCTGAGTTTCCTCCACTACCCTTGGAGGTGCTTAACTCAGAGACCAGCGCTCTCTCCTTGGTCCTGGGCCCTCAGAACTGGGCGCTTCCCCAaagttggttttgttttaaaattcagcttACTTGTTTTACAGGCGACAAGGGCCCAATGACTTGCCTAAGGCTACAAGGCTAGTCTGTGACAGAGGTGGCACCAGAACCCGGTCTTTAGACTCAGCCCACGGGTCTTTCCAGGATCTAATATGGCCTCTCTTTTGTGGGTTGCGGGAAGACCCCAGGTTGAGGGTGGGGGTACCTCAGGCCTCAGGCCACAGGGGCATGGGacttcccttttcctccttcgCCCTGTGCTCTGAGAGGTCCTCTGGCTTCCCTTACGAGGGCGAGTTGCCCACCCCTGCTCTGCTAGAAGGCACAGGGACCCCAGACATCTGCCCACCAGCTGTTGGCCCGTGGCTCCGGGCCAGGAAACGGGTGAAGCTGAGGGCTTTTTGCTCCCATCTCCACTGTCTGATCCTACTCATCAAATAGGCATCtgaacctggggtggggggggggt is a window encoding:
- the RORC gene encoding nuclear receptor ROR-gamma isoform X2, which produces MDRAPQRHHRASQELLAAKKTHTSQIEVIPCKICGDKSSGIHYGVITCEGCKGFFRRSQQCNVAYSCTRQQNCPIDRTSRNRCQHCRLQKCLALGMSRDAVKFGRMSKKQRDSLHAEVQKQLQQRQQQQREQAAKTPPAGAQGADPLACTLGLPDGQLPLGSSPDLPEASACPPSLLRAPGCGPSYSNSLAKAGLNGASYHLEYSPERGKAGGRENCYGTGSQPAPDRCGLHFEDPRHPGLGEPGRGPDSYFSPSFRSTPEAPYASLTEIEHLVQNVCKSYRETCQLRLEDLLGQRSTVFSREEVAGYQRKSMWEMWERCAHRLTEAIQYVVEFAKRLSGFMELCQNDQIVLLKAGAMEVVLVRMCRAYNADNHTVFFEGCSELISSIFDFSHSLSALHFSEDEIALYTALVLINANRPGLQEKRKVEQLQYNLELAFHHHLCKTHRHGILAKLPPKGKLRSLCSQHVEKLQTFQHLHPIVVQAAFPPLYKELFSTEIESPEGLSK
- the RORC gene encoding nuclear receptor ROR-gamma isoform X1, with translation MDRAPQRHHRASQELLAAKKTHTSQIEVIPCKICGDKSSGIHYGVITCEGCKGFFRRSQQCNVAYSCTRQQNCPIDRTSRNRCQHCRLQKCLALGMSRDAVKFGRMSKKQRDSLHAEVQKQLQQRQQQQREQAAKTPPAGAQGADPLACTLGLPDGQLPLGSSPDLPEASACPPSLLRAPGCGPSYSNSLAKAGLNGASYHLEYSPERGKAGGRENCYGTGSQPAPDRCGLHFEDPRHPGLGEPGRGPDSYFSPSFRSTPEAPYASLTEIEHLVQNVCKSYRETCQLRLEDLLGQRSTVFSREEVAGYQRKSMWEMWERCAHRLTEAIQYVVEFAKRLSGFMELCQNDQIVLLKAGAMEVVLVRMCRAYNADNHTVFFEGKYGGMELFRALGCSELISSIFDFSHSLSALHFSEDEIALYTALVLINANRPGLQEKRKVEQLQYNLELAFHHHLCKTHRHGILAKLPPKGKLRSLCSQHVEKLQTFQHLHPIVVQAAFPPLYKELFSTEIESPEGLSK